In the genome of Colletes latitarsis isolate SP2378_abdomen chromosome 9, iyColLati1, whole genome shotgun sequence, one region contains:
- the Ddx1 gene encoding ATP-dependent RNA helicase Ddx1 translates to MTAFEEMGVLPEIGKAVDEMEWMLPTDVQAEAIPLILGGGDVLMAAETGSGKTGAFCLPVLQIVWETLKDFESGKTKSSTGHTQASTHWLLSLFDRGKALAVTPDGLRCQSREPKEWHGCRANKGISGNEKFYYEATVTDEGLCRVGWSTSQASLDLGTDKFGFGFGGTGKKSNARQFDNYGEAFGMHNVIGCYLDLSKGEISFSKDGVHLGTAFTLNAQQKSQTFYPAVVLKNAEMSFNFGAQPFKYPPPSDYKGLASAPKELVKENPVNSSHTQSKEDGKPKCNAPQAIIIEPSRELAEQTYNQIQKFKKHLKDPVIKELLVIGGVSVKEQISVLNSGVDIVVGTPGRLEDLIQGGYLALTHCRFFILDEADGLLKQGYTELIDRLHRQIPKITSDGKRLQMIVCSATLHAFEVKKMAERLMHFPTWVDLKGEDAVPETVHHVVVIVDPQKDTTWTNIRKYIQTDGVHSRDDIRPGSNNPETLSEAVKILKGEYCVRAIKEHNMDRAIIFCRTKLDCDNLERYLKQTGGNQFSCVCLHGDRKPAERKSNLEKFKRQEVKFLICTDVAARGLDISGLPFMINITLPDEKSNYVHRIGRVGRAERMGLAISLVSKVPEKVWYHGEWCHTRGRNCQNTNLTNQGGCCVWYNEPNYLAEIEDHLNVTIQQVGTDIKVPLNDFDGKVTYGQKKRNMGSDYQNHVQQMAPYVSQLSSLESKAQLMYLKRHMSAGAN, encoded by the exons ATGACAGCATTCGAAG AAATGGGTGTTTTACCCGAAATCGGAAAGGCAGTCGATGAAATGGAATGGAT GTTACCAACAGATGTGCAAGCCGAAGCCATTCCTTTAATTTTAGGTGGTGGAGATGTATTAATGGCTGCTGAAACTGGCAGTGGAAAGACTGGTGCATTTTGTTTACCAGTATTGCAAATTGTATGGGAAACTTTAAAGGACTTTGAATCTGGCAAAACTAAAAGTTCAACTGGGCACACTCAAGCTT CTACTCATTGGTTGCTTAGTTTATTCGATAGAGGTAAAGCTTTAGCGGTAACTCCAGATGGTTTGAGATGTCAAAGTAGAGAACCTAAAGAGTGGCACGGTTGCAGAGCAAATAAAGGCATCAGTGGCAATGAAAAGTTTTACTATGAAGCTACTGTAACCGACGAAGGATTATGCCGTGTTGGCTGGTCTACATCTCAA GCTTCACTGGATTTAGGAACGGACAAATTTGGTTTTGGTTTTGGTGGAACTGGTAAAAAATCAAATGCAAGACAATTTGATAATTACGGAGAGGCATTTGGAATGCACAATGTAATTGGATGTTACTTGGATCTATCAAAGGGTGAAATTAGCTTTTCAAAGGATGGTGTACATTTGGGTACAGCATTTACTTTAAACGCGCAACAAAAATCACAAACATTTTATCCAGCTGTTGTactgaaaaatgcggaaatgtCGTTTAATTTTGGAGCACAGCCATTTAAGTATCCACCTCCGAGTGATTACAAAGGTCTTGCTTCGGCTCCTAAAGAATTGGTAAAAGAAAATCCAGTAAATAGCAGTCATACTCAAAGTAAAGAAGATGGTAAACCAAAATGCAATGCTCCTCAAGCTATAATCATAGAACCTTCTCGTGAACTTGCTGAACAAACCTACAATCAAATCCAAAAG tTCAAAAAACATTTGAAAGATCCAGTCATTAAGGAACTATTAGTTATTGGTGGAGTGAGTGTGAAAGAACAAATTTCTGTATTAAATTCTGGTGTGGATATTGTGGTTGGAACACCGGGACGTTTAGAGGATTTAATACAAGGCGGATATTTGGCATTAACGCATTGCAG atttttcattttggatgAAGCAGATGGTCTATTGAAACAAGGTTACACTGAATTAATTGATCGCTTGCACAGACAAATACCTAAAATTACATCAGATGGGAAACGATTACAGATGATAGTATGTTCGGCCACGTTACATGCATTCGAAGTGAAAAAAATGGCT GAACGCTTGATGCATTTTCCAACATGGGTAGATTTGAAAGGAGAGGATGCAGTACCTGAAACAGTACATCATGTTGTTGTGATAGTGGATCCACAGAAAGATACCACATGGACTAACATAAGAAAATACATACAAACCGATGGGGTACACAGTAGAGACGATATAAGACCTGGAAGCAACAATCCCG agACACTTTCGGAAGCTGTGAAGATATTGAAAGGTGAATACTGTGTTCGTGCTATCAAAGAGCACAACATGGACAGAGCTATTATTTTCTGCAGAACCAAACTGGACTGTGATAATTTGGAACGGTATTTGAAACAGACCGGCGGGAATCAATTCTCGTGCGTGTGTTTACACGGTGATCGAAAACCCGCGGAACGTAAATCCAACTTGGAAAAATTCAAGAGGCAAGAAGTGAAATTCTTAATTTGCACCGACGTTGCAGCCAGAGGATTGGATATTTCAGGATTACCTTTCA TGATTAATATAACTCTACCCGATGAAAAATCGAACTACGTGCATCGTATTGGTAGAGTCGGTAGGGCCGAAAGAATGGGTCTGGCTATTTCTTTAGTTAGCAAGGTGCCAGAAAAAGTATGGTACCATGGTGAATGGTGCCATACGCGCGGAAGGAATTGTCAGAATACTAATCTTACTAATCAGGGTGGTTGCTGTGTCTGGTACAATGAACCAAAT TATTTAGCCGAGATCGAGGATCATCTGAATGTGACGATTCAGCAAGTTGGTACAGATATAAAAGTTCCGCTAAATGACTTTGATGGGAAAGTCACTTATGGACAAAAGAAAAGGAACATGG GTTCCGATTATCAAAATCATGTTCAACAAATGGCACCCTACGTGTCCCAATTATCTTCGTTAGAATCGAAAGCGCAACTCATGTACTTAAAAAGACATATGTCTGCTGGAGCAAACTAA